In Lacibacter sp. H375, one DNA window encodes the following:
- a CDS encoding glycoside hydrolase family 95 protein produces the protein MKNFLAVILLVVSSVCSAQNKNDLKLWYNTPAGKTWENALPIGNGILGAMVYGNVTTETIQLNEHTLWSGGPNRNDNPLAKDSLAEIRRLIFEGKQKEAERLANKVIISKKSHGQMFLPAGELQLRFEGHDNYSNYYRELDIEKAIAKTTYSVNGINYTREVIASFPDRVIVMHLTASKPSSISFTAFYSSVLPYAQRKINAGKQLTIAGTTVDHEGVKGMLRYKGISEIKTEGGTSTATDTSINIKNATAVTIYISIATSFNNYNDVSGNENERAATYLNKAVAKSFLQIKPLHVAAYKKYFNRVKIDLGTTDAATHPTNERLKNFNIANDPQFVALYYQFGRYLLISSSQPGGQPANLQGIWNNKIRPPWDSKYTININTEMNYWPAEKTNLSELHEPLLQMVKELSVTGVQTAKDMYGARGWMAHHNTDIWRATGAVDGAFWGAWANGGGWLSLHLWEHYLYNGNRTFLATAYPVLKGAALFYIDFLVEHPTKKWLVMNPDMSPENAPKAHQGSSLDAGTTMTNQIVFDVFSSTIRAAEILKKDNAFVDTLKKMRARLAPMHIGQHGQLQEWLDDIDDPNDKHRHISHLYGLFPSNQISAYRTPELHHAAKITLLHRGDISTGWSMGWKVNWWAKMLDGDHAFQLIKNQLTPVGTNEGGGGTYNNLFDAHAPFQIDGNFGCTSGITEMLMQSDDGAIHLLPALPTVWKNGGSITGLRARGGFEIVRMEWKNGKVVKAVIKSTLGGNLRVRVPNQLKAAWGAAFKNAVGENSNPFYATELSKEPVVSENATLAPVVLSKTFLYDITTKPGQIVTMTTE, from the coding sequence ATGAAGAATTTTCTGGCAGTCATTTTATTAGTGGTTTCTTCTGTTTGCTCAGCACAAAACAAAAATGATTTAAAACTTTGGTATAATACACCGGCAGGTAAAACATGGGAGAATGCTTTGCCAATAGGTAATGGAATATTAGGTGCCATGGTTTATGGCAATGTAACTACTGAAACAATTCAGTTGAATGAGCATACACTATGGAGCGGAGGCCCGAACAGGAATGATAATCCGCTTGCAAAGGATTCGTTAGCTGAAATACGCAGACTAATCTTTGAAGGCAAACAAAAAGAAGCAGAACGTTTAGCCAATAAAGTTATCATCAGTAAAAAATCGCATGGACAGATGTTTTTGCCTGCTGGTGAATTACAGCTTCGGTTTGAAGGTCACGATAACTACAGTAACTATTACCGTGAACTTGATATTGAAAAAGCAATTGCAAAAACAACTTACAGTGTAAACGGGATCAACTATACACGAGAAGTAATAGCTTCTTTTCCTGATCGTGTCATAGTAATGCATCTAACCGCCAGTAAACCCAGCAGTATTTCATTCACCGCTTTTTATTCATCTGTTCTTCCATATGCACAACGAAAGATCAATGCCGGAAAACAATTGACCATCGCCGGAACAACGGTTGATCATGAAGGTGTAAAAGGAATGCTTCGATACAAAGGCATTTCAGAAATAAAAACAGAGGGCGGTACTTCTACCGCAACAGATACATCCATCAATATCAAAAATGCAACAGCCGTTACCATCTATATTTCCATTGCTACCAGTTTTAATAACTATAATGATGTAAGCGGAAATGAAAACGAACGTGCGGCTACTTATCTCAACAAAGCAGTTGCAAAATCATTCTTACAGATCAAGCCATTGCATGTTGCAGCGTATAAAAAATATTTCAATCGTGTAAAGATCGATCTTGGAACAACGGATGCAGCAACTCATCCAACCAATGAACGGTTGAAGAATTTTAATATCGCCAACGATCCGCAGTTTGTTGCATTGTATTATCAGTTTGGTCGTTACTTACTGATCTCTTCTTCGCAACCCGGCGGACAGCCTGCTAACCTGCAAGGTATCTGGAATAACAAAATCCGTCCACCATGGGACAGTAAGTATACCATTAACATCAATACTGAGATGAATTATTGGCCGGCAGAAAAAACAAATCTATCGGAGTTGCATGAGCCGTTGTTGCAGATGGTGAAAGAGTTATCAGTAACAGGTGTGCAAACAGCAAAAGACATGTATGGTGCAAGAGGCTGGATGGCGCATCACAACACCGATATCTGGCGAGCAACAGGTGCAGTAGATGGCGCTTTCTGGGGCGCATGGGCCAATGGTGGAGGTTGGCTTAGTTTACATTTGTGGGAACATTATTTGTACAATGGGAATAGAACATTTCTGGCAACTGCATATCCAGTGTTAAAAGGAGCTGCGTTGTTTTATATTGATTTTTTAGTTGAGCATCCAACAAAAAAGTGGTTAGTGATGAACCCGGATATGTCGCCGGAGAATGCACCCAAAGCACATCAGGGTTCTTCGCTTGATGCAGGAACAACCATGACGAATCAGATTGTGTTTGATGTGTTCAGTTCAACGATACGTGCTGCAGAAATTTTAAAGAAGGACAACGCATTTGTTGATACGCTGAAAAAAATGCGAGCCCGTTTGGCGCCAATGCATATTGGTCAGCATGGACAGTTGCAGGAATGGCTGGATGATATTGATGATCCCAACGATAAGCATCGGCATATTTCTCACCTGTATGGTTTGTTTCCATCGAACCAGATCTCAGCATACCGCACTCCGGAATTACATCATGCAGCAAAAATTACTTTGTTACATCGTGGTGATATTTCAACAGGATGGAGTATGGGTTGGAAAGTAAACTGGTGGGCAAAAATGCTTGATGGAGATCATGCGTTTCAACTCATCAAAAATCAACTCACACCGGTTGGTACCAATGAAGGTGGCGGTGGTACATACAATAATCTGTTTGATGCGCATGCACCTTTCCAGATCGATGGAAATTTTGGCTGCACATCAGGTATTACGGAAATGCTGATGCAAAGTGATGACGGTGCTATTCATTTGCTTCCAGCTTTACCCACCGTTTGGAAAAATGGCGGAAGCATTACCGGTTTACGTGCAAGAGGTGGTTTTGAAATTGTGCGGATGGAATGGAAAAACGGAAAGGTTGTAAAAGCAGTGATCAAATCAACCTTGGGTGGTAATTTGAGAGTGCGTGTACCTAATCAACTAAAAGCAGCCTGGGGTGCAGCATTCAAAAATGCTGTTGGCGAAAACAGCAATCCTTTTTATGCAACAGAACTAAGCAAAGAACCTGTAGTTTCTGAAAATGCAACTCTTGCACCAGTTGTGTTAAGTAAAACATTTTTATATGATATCACTACAAAACCAGGACAAATTGTAACAATGACAACCGAATGA
- a CDS encoding alpha/beta hydrolase, with protein MSIKSIRLLVFFAAIISGVFYATAQPPRGPFVISPQVHADNTVTFRYLAPSAKEVRLGGGQFGAAQVPMIKDSIGIWSIKVGPIKPDIYPYSFVVDGVTVMDPANVSFFPNERFKASLVDIPGETPLIHSMKNVPHGTVSYEYYPSVEGSTGSVVVYTPPGYDQAAGKTYPVFYLISGTTDTEETFFKVGKTNFILDNLIAEGKATPMIVVMPYGNPMARIAEQKKQSKPGDIVGRDSEDAVTRAKLFETDLVSNLIPYIEKNYRTISNRNSRAIGGFSRGGGQTLRTAFSNTDKFSWICCYSAYLSPQEMDSRYKSLVDNPAKTNKDLKLLWVSVGNEDFLYKSTVEFIDYLKAKNINHKSLITGGGHTWMNVKDYVAQTVPLLFK; from the coding sequence ATGTCAATTAAATCAATTCGGCTGCTTGTTTTTTTTGCGGCAATTATTTCGGGTGTCTTCTATGCAACAGCACAACCACCACGTGGTCCTTTTGTAATTTCACCACAGGTACATGCCGATAACACTGTAACATTCCGCTATCTGGCTCCTTCAGCTAAAGAAGTAAGATTGGGAGGTGGGCAGTTTGGTGCAGCTCAAGTACCAATGATAAAAGATTCTATTGGCATCTGGAGTATAAAAGTAGGGCCAATAAAACCTGATATCTATCCTTACAGTTTTGTTGTTGATGGCGTAACAGTAATGGATCCTGCCAATGTTTCTTTTTTTCCAAATGAACGGTTTAAAGCAAGTTTGGTTGATATTCCCGGCGAAACGCCATTGATTCATTCAATGAAAAATGTGCCGCATGGTACAGTAAGCTATGAGTATTATCCATCTGTTGAAGGTTCCACAGGATCGGTAGTAGTATACACACCACCGGGTTATGATCAAGCTGCCGGCAAAACATATCCTGTTTTTTATCTCATCAGCGGAACAACCGACACAGAAGAAACATTTTTTAAAGTAGGTAAAACAAATTTCATTCTCGATAACCTCATTGCAGAAGGAAAAGCTACGCCGATGATCGTTGTTATGCCTTATGGTAATCCTATGGCTCGTATTGCAGAACAAAAGAAACAGTCAAAGCCGGGCGATATTGTTGGAAGAGACAGTGAAGATGCGGTTACACGTGCAAAGCTGTTTGAAACAGATCTTGTAAGTAACCTTATTCCTTACATCGAAAAAAATTACCGCACCATCAGTAACAGGAACAGCAGAGCGATTGGTGGTTTTTCAAGAGGTGGCGGACAAACCTTACGAACAGCTTTCAGTAACACCGATAAGTTTTCATGGATCTGTTGTTACAGTGCTTACCTCTCTCCGCAAGAAATGGACAGCAGGTATAAAAGCCTGGTTGATAATCCGGCAAAAACAAATAAAGATTTGAAACTGCTTTGGGTAAGCGTTGGTAACGAAGATTTTTTATACAAATCAACTGTTGAGTTTATCGATTATTTAAAAGCAAAAAACATCAATCATAAAAGTCTAATCACTGGTGGAGGACATACGTGGATGAATGTGAAAGATTATGTGGCGCAAACAGTACCGTTACTTTTTAAATAA
- a CDS encoding esterase — MKSFFIATLYLFIGCIVFAQQRPPSISSPDVNADGSVTFRYYSRTAQTVILKGEFLSAPLPFVKDTSGIWSLTVKDIKPDIYPYSFNVDNVEIADPNNTYIFANERFKRSIVDIPGKTPLIHSLQNVPHGKVSYRYYNSATLGTARQLLVYTPPGFNANSKTKYPVLYLIHGGSDTEETWTKVGNANFIADNLIAQGKAVPMIIVMPYGNVRPKPMPDFTKDVMNDIIPFIEANYPVHTDSKHRAVAGFSVGGGQTLNIGLTNTDKFAYISSYAPFTATEEFQKNFANYAPDADKINQQLKLFTISVGTEDFLYEPVKKNIAMFEEKKIKLKSYIVPGGHTWMNCKLFLATTLQEIFR, encoded by the coding sequence ATGAAATCATTCTTTATAGCAACTTTATATTTATTCATTGGCTGTATTGTGTTTGCACAACAACGGCCACCTTCTATCAGTTCGCCTGATGTAAATGCAGATGGCAGCGTTACTTTCAGATATTATTCACGAACGGCACAAACAGTAATACTGAAAGGAGAATTTCTTTCCGCTCCGCTTCCGTTTGTAAAAGACACATCGGGTATTTGGTCGTTGACGGTGAAAGATATTAAGCCCGACATTTATCCTTACAGTTTTAACGTAGACAATGTTGAAATAGCCGATCCAAACAATACCTACATCTTCGCCAACGAACGTTTCAAGAGAAGTATTGTGGATATTCCCGGAAAGACACCATTAATTCATTCATTGCAAAATGTACCACATGGAAAAGTCAGCTATCGCTATTACAACTCTGCAACATTAGGTACCGCAAGGCAGTTGCTGGTGTACACACCACCGGGATTTAATGCCAACAGCAAAACAAAATATCCTGTCTTGTATCTCATTCACGGCGGATCGGATACCGAAGAAACATGGACAAAAGTTGGAAACGCAAATTTCATTGCAGATAATTTGATCGCACAAGGGAAAGCCGTACCCATGATCATTGTGATGCCTTATGGAAATGTTCGTCCAAAACCAATGCCCGATTTTACAAAAGATGTGATGAATGATATCATCCCTTTTATTGAAGCAAATTATCCTGTTCATACCGATAGTAAACATCGTGCAGTGGCCGGCTTCTCTGTTGGTGGCGGACAAACACTCAATATTGGTTTAACCAACACCGACAAATTTGCTTATATCAGTTCTTATGCTCCCTTTACAGCAACCGAAGAGTTTCAGAAAAACTTTGCAAACTACGCACCTGATGCGGATAAGATCAATCAGCAGTTAAAACTGTTTACCATCAGCGTTGGCACAGAAGATTTTTTATACGAACCAGTAAAGAAGAACATTGCCATGTTTGAAGAAAAGAAGATCAAACTAAAAAGTTACATCGTACCCGGCGGACATACATGGATGAACTGCAAATTGTTTTTAGCAACCACACTTCAGGAAATATTTAGATAA